The following proteins come from a genomic window of Pseudomonas sp. WJP1:
- the clsB gene encoding cardiolipin synthase ClsB produces MSIPSMEKNTVESTIAAPPISEPAAVDVEYGWQGNNRVELLENGEAYFPRVFEAMRQAKTEILLETFIVFEDKVGEELKTVLIEAAQRGVRVTASFDGFGCGELTADYLTALSGAGVHLQMFDPAPKRLGIRTNWFRRLHRKIVVVDGTIAFIGGINFSADHLADFGPEAKQDYSVEVEGPAVADIHHFALLQCGRPAHAKYWWQRRRQRRSELAVTDHDGQVRLVYRDNAEHATDIEQVYRLALRTAKRRVVIANAYFFPGYRLLREIRNAARRGVEVRLILQGQPDLLVARLAARMTYDYLLKSGVKIFEYCDRPLHGKVALVDEDWSTVGSSNLDPLSLSMNLEANVLIRDRAFNRDLFDRLEELSDNHCKAMSVDKAPRGRIWHMTVGFLVFHFLRHFPAWAGWLPAHKPRLKAFTPPTGSDQHEPH; encoded by the coding sequence ATGAGCATTCCGTCGATGGAAAAAAACACCGTGGAAAGCACCATTGCCGCGCCCCCCATCAGCGAGCCGGCAGCCGTCGATGTCGAGTACGGTTGGCAAGGCAACAATCGGGTTGAACTGCTGGAAAACGGCGAAGCCTATTTCCCCAGGGTGTTCGAGGCCATGCGCCAGGCCAAAACCGAAATCCTCCTGGAAACCTTCATTGTGTTCGAGGACAAGGTCGGCGAAGAACTCAAGACCGTGCTCATCGAGGCGGCACAACGGGGTGTTCGCGTGACGGCCAGCTTCGACGGGTTTGGCTGCGGAGAACTGACTGCCGATTACCTCACCGCCTTGAGCGGTGCCGGTGTGCATCTGCAAATGTTCGACCCGGCGCCCAAGCGCCTGGGCATTCGCACCAACTGGTTTCGACGCCTGCACCGCAAGATCGTGGTGGTGGACGGGACGATTGCATTCATTGGCGGGATCAACTTTTCCGCCGACCATCTGGCCGATTTCGGCCCCGAGGCCAAGCAGGATTACTCGGTCGAGGTAGAAGGCCCGGCGGTGGCCGACATCCATCACTTTGCCCTGCTGCAATGCGGTCGCCCGGCCCACGCCAAATACTGGTGGCAACGGCGTCGGCAACGGCGTTCGGAACTGGCTGTCACCGATCACGATGGCCAAGTGCGGCTGGTGTACCGCGATAACGCCGAGCACGCGACCGACATCGAACAGGTTTATCGCCTGGCGTTGCGTACGGCGAAGCGGCGCGTGGTGATTGCCAACGCCTACTTTTTCCCTGGCTACAGGTTGCTGCGCGAGATCCGCAACGCCGCGCGCCGCGGCGTTGAAGTGCGCCTGATCCTGCAGGGGCAGCCGGACTTGCTGGTGGCCAGGCTGGCGGCGCGCATGACTTACGATTACCTGCTCAAGTCCGGGGTGAAAATCTTCGAATACTGTGACCGGCCACTGCACGGCAAAGTCGCGCTGGTGGACGAAGACTGGAGCACCGTCGGCTCCAGCAACCTTGACCCGTTGAGCCTGTCGATGAACCTGGAGGCCAACGTGTTGATCCGTGACCGCGCATTCAACCGTGACCTGTTTGATCGACTTGAAGAACTCAGCGATAACCATTGCAAGGCCATGTCGGTGGACAAAGCGCCGCGCGGACGAATCTGGCACATGACCGTGGGCTTTCTGGTGTTCCACTTCCTGCGTCACTTCCCGGCATGGGCCGGTTGGTTGCCCGCGCATAAACCACGCCTGAAAGCGTTCACCCCACCGACCGGGAGCGATCAACATGAGCCGCACTGA
- a CDS encoding lysylphosphatidylglycerol synthase domain-containing protein translates to MSRTEVHAAPHAEHPAKSRWSRWKRPLTMLFFLALIVLLTMFAQRIEWNEVLDTLADFKVRTLIIASGLTLTSFLVYACFDLIGRTYIRQDLTWKQILPVGIISYAFNLNLSAWVGGIAMRYRLYSRLGVSKSNIAKILGLSLATNWFGYMVIAGAVFSSGLVRMPPGWKLSSGALQGVGVLLLLVSAGYLAACQFSKRREWAIRGVEINLPSLRMAILQLALGALNWSLMAAVIFTLLPSKLDYPLVLGVLLISAIAGVITHIPAGLGVLEAVFVALLQHEVSRGSLVAGLLAYRAIYFLLPLLITLVMYLLVEAKAKSLRISKKPK, encoded by the coding sequence ATGAGCCGCACTGAAGTACACGCGGCGCCCCACGCCGAGCACCCGGCGAAGTCGCGCTGGAGTCGTTGGAAAAGACCGCTGACGATGCTGTTTTTCCTGGCGCTGATCGTCCTCTTGACGATGTTTGCCCAGCGCATCGAATGGAACGAAGTGCTCGACACCCTGGCCGATTTCAAGGTGCGCACCCTGATCATCGCCTCCGGACTGACCCTGACAAGTTTCCTGGTCTACGCCTGCTTCGACCTGATCGGCCGCACCTACATCCGCCAGGACCTGACGTGGAAACAGATCCTGCCGGTGGGCATCATCAGTTACGCCTTCAACCTCAACCTGAGTGCCTGGGTCGGCGGCATCGCCATGCGTTATCGGCTGTACTCGCGGCTCGGAGTGAGCAAAAGCAACATTGCAAAAATCCTCGGCCTGAGCCTGGCGACCAACTGGTTCGGCTACATGGTGATTGCCGGCGCGGTGTTCAGCAGCGGGCTGGTGCGCATGCCGCCAGGCTGGAAACTCAGTAGCGGCGCGCTGCAAGGCGTGGGCGTTTTGTTGTTGCTGGTGAGCGCGGGATACCTCGCCGCCTGCCAGTTTTCCAAACGCCGTGAGTGGGCGATTCGCGGGGTCGAAATCAACTTGCCGTCACTGCGCATGGCGATCCTGCAACTGGCCCTCGGGGCACTCAACTGGTCGTTGATGGCCGCAGTCATTTTTACGCTGCTACCGAGCAAACTGGACTATCCGCTGGTGCTTGGCGTGCTGCTGATCAGCGCCATCGCCGGGGTCATCACCCACATCCCGGCCGGGCTCGGCGTGCTGGAAGCGGTGTTCGTCGCACTGCTGCAACACGAGGTATCGCGAGGCAGTCTGGTGGCGGGGCTGCTGGCGTATCGGGCGATTTATTTTTTGTTGCCGTTGTTGATTACGCTGGTGATGTACCTGCTGGTGGAGGCCAAGGCCAAGTCGCTGCGGATATCGAAGAAACCCAAGTGA
- a CDS encoding alpha/beta hydrolase family protein produces MTARSESIQIDIDDEQMSGTFLSPKSKVPGVLFVHGWGGSQERDLERAKGIAGLGCVCLTFDLRGHTGGTGIPLTRVTREDNLRDLLAAYDRLLAHPALDTSAIAVVGTSYGGYLASILTSLRPVRWLALRVPALYRDDQWHTPKRDLDKLDLRDYRSTLVRADGNRALHACSEFTGDVLLVESETDDYVPHATIMSYRAACQRTHSLTHRIIDGADHALSDPVSQQAYTSILVGWVTEMVVGERLSIIQSK; encoded by the coding sequence ATGACGGCTAGAAGCGAAAGCATTCAAATCGACATTGACGACGAACAGATGAGCGGGACTTTTCTCAGCCCCAAATCGAAAGTCCCCGGCGTGTTGTTCGTGCACGGTTGGGGCGGGAGCCAGGAGCGCGATCTGGAACGGGCAAAAGGCATCGCCGGGCTGGGTTGCGTGTGTTTGACCTTCGACCTGCGCGGGCACACCGGCGGCACGGGTATTCCCTTGACCCGCGTGACCCGTGAAGACAATCTGCGTGACCTGCTGGCGGCCTACGACCGCCTGCTTGCGCACCCGGCGCTGGATACTTCGGCGATTGCCGTGGTCGGCACCAGCTACGGCGGGTACCTGGCCTCGATCCTCACCTCGCTACGGCCGGTGCGCTGGCTGGCGCTGCGGGTGCCGGCGCTGTACCGCGACGATCAATGGCACACACCCAAGCGCGATCTGGACAAGCTCGATCTGCGCGATTACCGCAGTACGCTGGTGCGCGCCGATGGCAATCGGGCGCTGCATGCCTGCTCCGAATTTACGGGTGATGTGCTGTTGGTGGAGTCGGAAACCGATGACTACGTCCCCCACGCGACGATCATGAGTTATCGCGCGGCGTGTCAGCGGACACACTCGCTGACCCACCGGATTATCGATGGTGCGGACCATGCCCTCAGCGATCCTGTTTCGCAGCAGGCCTACACCTCGATCCTAGTGGGCTGGGTTACGGAGATGGTGGTGGGTGAGCGTTTGAGCATTATTCAATCCAAATGA